In Dehalogenimonas etheniformans, one genomic interval encodes:
- a CDS encoding Smr/MutS family protein, whose product MVYNPDVVKKNKRRIPSDKSTGHPGYLEALPILDLHALTVVEALPKVDEFLHSSFQAGYFRVRIVHGKGTGVLKMEVTRYLATHPLVLRYLPADCYHGGSGVTDVDLTYH is encoded by the coding sequence ATGGTATATAATCCAGACGTGGTAAAAAAGAACAAGCGGCGAATTCCCAGCGACAAATCAACGGGACATCCCGGTTATCTTGAGGCTCTCCCGATTCTCGATCTGCACGCACTCACCGTGGTCGAAGCCTTGCCAAAGGTCGACGAATTCCTACATTCATCGTTCCAGGCGGGCTATTTCAGAGTGAGGATCGTCCACGGCAAAGGCACAGGCGTCTTGAAGATGGAAGTAACCCGGTATCTAGCTACCCATCCATTAGTGCTCCGCTACCTGCCCGCCGACTGTTATCATGGCGGTTCCGGCGTCACCGATGTGGACCTTACATACCATTGA
- a CDS encoding GH3 family domain-containing protein, producing the protein MSQLSELFRQGKYDEMWDRCCGFIDLSLQEFMGIQKRLLMEQLELLKNCQLGKGILKGANPTNVEEFRKMVPLTSYEDYAPYLLKRRWEVLPRKPILWQYTSGKSAEYSYRWAPVTARMLDETEALVFALSFFSAATKRYDIKIRPGDRVLYGMAPPPYATGTMTRVFPHEMFDFLPPVSEAEQASFEERINTGFKMGLDHGMDWVLSMSSVAYAIGERFKHSGGSVDIKKLLKRPRTLARLVKGKVVSKLAGRQMLPKDLWKLKGLITYGIDGEVFREKIKDMWGQYPLDFHGCTEAPVIAMQTWDHEGMTFVPHMNFFEFIPEAEAVKCWQDSAYQPETFLMDELKPGKYELVITNLHGGAFVRYRLGHLVEITALRNDTLNIDIPQMRFLTRLDDQIDIAGFTRLSEKVIWQALENSGVEYEDWTARKEIVGDKPELHVYVELKRQETRSAEEVASAIHSELKKLDTPYAELEEFTGLQPMDATVLPHGAFKLYKMKQQASGAELAHLKPPHINPSDSIVEFLTSIADRVRVAETEPVTTAV; encoded by the coding sequence GTGAGCCAGCTTTCAGAACTATTCCGCCAGGGTAAATACGATGAGATGTGGGACCGCTGCTGCGGCTTCATCGACCTTTCGCTCCAGGAGTTCATGGGTATCCAGAAGAGGCTGCTTATGGAGCAACTCGAACTCCTGAAAAATTGCCAATTAGGCAAGGGCATTTTAAAGGGTGCCAATCCGACGAACGTTGAAGAGTTCCGCAAGATGGTGCCGTTGACCAGCTACGAGGACTATGCCCCTTACCTTTTGAAGCGCCGTTGGGAGGTGCTGCCCCGCAAACCTATCCTTTGGCAGTACACCTCAGGGAAGAGCGCGGAATACTCTTACCGCTGGGCGCCGGTGACCGCGAGGATGCTTGACGAAACTGAGGCTCTGGTGTTCGCCCTGTCTTTCTTTTCTGCGGCTACAAAGAGATACGACATCAAGATCCGCCCCGGTGACCGCGTCCTGTACGGGATGGCTCCGCCACCCTACGCCACCGGCACGATGACTCGTGTCTTCCCCCACGAGATGTTCGATTTCCTGCCACCGGTGTCGGAAGCGGAGCAGGCCTCGTTTGAAGAACGCATCAACACCGGGTTCAAGATGGGACTGGACCATGGCATGGATTGGGTTCTATCTATGTCCAGTGTGGCTTATGCCATCGGCGAGCGGTTCAAGCATAGCGGCGGCTCGGTAGATATCAAGAAATTGTTGAAGCGTCCCCGGACGCTGGCGCGTCTGGTCAAGGGTAAGGTCGTCTCAAAACTGGCTGGGCGTCAGATGCTGCCCAAAGACCTGTGGAAACTCAAAGGCCTGATCACCTACGGTATCGACGGTGAGGTCTTCCGTGAAAAGATCAAAGACATGTGGGGCCAGTATCCCTTGGACTTCCACGGCTGCACCGAAGCGCCTGTAATCGCCATGCAGACCTGGGACCATGAGGGTATGACCTTCGTCCCCCACATGAACTTTTTCGAATTCATCCCCGAAGCCGAAGCCGTCAAGTGCTGGCAGGATTCGGCATACCAACCCGAGACTTTCCTTATGGACGAGCTCAAACCGGGAAAGTATGAATTGGTGATCACCAATCTTCACGGAGGCGCCTTTGTCAGATACCGCTTGGGACACCTGGTTGAGATAACGGCTCTCCGGAACGACACACTGAATATCGACATCCCGCAGATGCGCTTCCTGACCAGGCTTGATGACCAGATAGATATCGCGGGTTTCACCAGGTTGTCGGAAAAGGTTATCTGGCAGGCGCTGGAAAACTCCGGCGTAGAATATGAAGATTGGACTGCCCGCAAGGAGATCGTCGGCGATAAGCCCGAGCTTCACGTTTATGTCGAACTGAAACGGCAGGAAACCAGGTCGGCCGAGGAGGTGGCGTCGGCGATCCATTCTGAGTTAAAAAAGTTGGACACGCCTTACGCCGAATTGGAAGAGTTCACCGGCCTGCAGCCGATGGATGCCACTGTCCTGCCCCATGGCGCTTTCAAATTGTACAAAATGAAGCAGCAGGCCAGCGGGGCCGAACTGGCCCATTTGAAACCGCCGCACATCAATCCCTCAGATTCGATCGTCGAATTTCTCACTTCGATCGCAGATCGCGTACGGGTGGCGGAAACGGAGCCCGTTACCACTGCCGTCTAG
- a CDS encoding methyltransferase family protein, which produces MTYILLGAAGFLLMHLLDFASIKKAPFIKPALSFFGTMLIAVSATMVAIACRKFGLPEWASIAGWAIMGVSAWLTVYSLYFALPAVRTYIKPGSSGQLVTRGVYALVRHPWLLFFALSMTGLALGSRSILAVEAGIAWTILSLILVYVQDRKIFPHMFSGYAIYQKTTPMIVPNRNSVSAFFEGFRRNKLPEA; this is translated from the coding sequence ATGACATACATTCTGCTGGGCGCCGCCGGGTTTCTGCTAATGCACCTTCTGGACTTTGCGTCCATAAAAAAGGCGCCCTTCATCAAACCGGCTCTTTCGTTTTTTGGGACAATGCTGATTGCTGTCTCCGCCACGATGGTTGCCATCGCCTGCCGGAAATTCGGATTACCTGAGTGGGCTTCAATAGCCGGTTGGGCGATCATGGGCGTGTCAGCTTGGCTCACGGTTTACTCGCTCTATTTCGCCCTGCCCGCGGTCAGAACTTACATCAAACCCGGGAGCAGTGGCCAATTGGTAACTCGCGGGGTCTATGCCCTCGTCCGCCATCCCTGGCTATTGTTCTTCGCCCTTTCCATGACCGGCTTGGCGCTGGGTTCTCGTTCAATACTGGCAGTTGAAGCCGGTATAGCCTGGACAATCCTGTCCCTGATCCTGGTTTACGTTCAGGACCGGAAAATCTTCCCGCACATGTTTTCCGGTTATGCCATTTACCAGAAGACTACCCCGATGATCGTGCCTAATCGAAATAGTGTTTCTGCCTTCTTTGAAGGCTTTAGAAGAAATAAATTACCGGAGGCCTAA
- a CDS encoding winged helix-turn-helix domain-containing protein — protein sequence MRLDRRRSSIEIIADMLRLGEAGKTEIMYSVNMSYFQLQKYLNFMVERELIDRVKLGNPSVAYRVTKKGLSLLRNIDEILDTLNLKDDGEETP from the coding sequence ATGAGATTAGACCGCCGACGGTCAAGTATCGAAATAATTGCCGATATGCTACGCTTAGGCGAAGCAGGCAAGACGGAGATAATGTACTCCGTCAATATGAGTTATTTTCAACTGCAGAAGTACCTCAATTTTATGGTCGAGCGGGAACTGATCGACAGAGTAAAGCTGGGCAATCCTTCGGTCGCCTACCGGGTAACCAAGAAGGGGCTTAGTCTTTTGCGGAACATCGACGAGATCCTCGACACCCTCAATCTCAAAGACGACGGCGAAGAGACGCCCTAG
- a CDS encoding type IV pilus twitching motility protein PilT → MKADELLRAMVKVGASDMHLKVPNPPVFRIDGVLKRQSQYPCINAADMERLMREMTTPQQQETFYATKELDFAISVPDVSRFRVNILFQRGTISIAVRMVPFQIMTIDMLNQPTIFKSLIMKPRGLILVTGPTGSGKSTTMAAMLQHLNENRNSSVITIEDPIEYVFQDNKCIIAQRELGGDTNSYPIALRHALRHDPDVIVVGEIRDVESLTTAIAAAETGHLVLGTLHTINAVQTVDRVIDMYPPGQQHQIRLQLSQVLEAIISQTLVIRSNGRGRVGVYEILLATTAVRNLVREGKTFELQSIMQLNRQMGMQTLDQHLAELAANGVIAKEEALMKSDNPERLERLIEEAKRNVKGPDPFKR, encoded by the coding sequence ATGAAGGCTGACGAACTGTTACGGGCAATGGTCAAGGTCGGAGCTTCCGATATGCACCTGAAAGTGCCCAATCCGCCTGTTTTCAGGATCGACGGCGTCCTGAAAAGGCAATCTCAGTATCCCTGCATCAATGCCGCCGACATGGAACGGTTGATGCGGGAGATGACAACCCCGCAGCAGCAGGAGACTTTTTACGCCACCAAGGAATTGGATTTCGCTATCTCCGTTCCCGATGTCTCAAGGTTCAGGGTAAACATTCTCTTCCAACGCGGCACAATTTCCATCGCCGTGCGCATGGTGCCTTTCCAGATTATGACCATCGATATGCTGAATCAGCCGACGATATTCAAAAGCCTGATCATGAAACCCAGGGGTTTGATCCTGGTCACCGGACCGACCGGTTCCGGCAAATCGACCACCATGGCAGCCATGTTGCAGCACCTAAACGAGAACCGCAACTCAAGCGTGATCACGATCGAAGACCCTATCGAATACGTCTTCCAGGACAACAAGTGCATCATCGCCCAGCGGGAACTCGGCGGGGACACCAACTCCTATCCTATCGCCCTGCGTCATGCGTTGCGCCATGACCCGGACGTCATCGTCGTCGGCGAGATCCGTGATGTGGAGAGCCTGACCACCGCCATCGCCGCCGCCGAAACCGGCCACCTGGTGCTTGGAACCCTCCACACCATCAACGCCGTCCAGACGGTAGACCGGGTTATCGACATGTACCCGCCGGGACAACAGCACCAAATTCGGCTTCAACTCTCCCAAGTATTGGAAGCCATAATCTCCCAAACCCTGGTGATCCGGTCAAACGGCCGCGGCCGTGTCGGCGTTTACGAGATACTACTGGCCACTACGGCTGTCCGGAACCTGGTCCGCGAGGGCAAGACGTTCGAACTGCAGTCGATAATGCAGCTCAACCGGCAGATGGGAATGCAGACGTTAGACCAGCACCTGGCGGAACTTGCCGCCAACGGAGTTATTGCCAAAGAAGAAGCCTTGATGAAGAGCGATAATCCCGAACGGCTCGAGCGTCTGATCGAGGAAGCCAAACGTAACGTCAAGGGGCCTGATCCCTTCAAACGCTGA
- a CDS encoding diguanylate cyclase: MNAWALIPLAASLVYIVLLLMVIQDTQRKANRFFAYFLGVAAFWSFSSFMLVFNPSASPQHLQLWNELVVTAIAWVSIAYFHFVRVYNDKTGGIWSYLGYAFTSFILVMALSGRVVSNVSLVNGYLFHDIRPWDIVIGAFIAPFVVSGLIMLINRYRRSTDPFDRNRTMYLIIGSGALILLSYVTPFTPALAGLTTDHIGNIINAALIAYAISRFQLFDIKLVARRGLTLLGLMGAIAVTYGGLSFILIQLGVPSTTVVITAGIIVTIAALSGRSLAHFISVSVDRLFYQDTYRYRQDLGDFSRKMSHILNLDDLSQALLPPLTKALGVTHSALLFQDNAAADFIVQYTYPDNHELKGNLRLPVDNPIIEWMDRSGKPLTPSQVESLPEFKGLWQAEKEQLTNANLALLQPIKSREKLIGLIAIGHKRRGVVYTTEDLDLIDRISSQAGVIIENAQLYIQATIRANTDELTGLYNHRHFHERIEQEIGRGSRFGITFSLIILDLDLFKVYNDIYGHLAGDQLLRKVGKLIQSSVRTIDLAFRYGGEEFAVLLPETRMEDAFRVAERLRKTIESKSSFREMPVTASLGIANWPTDGVMKEEIIHRADTALYRAKQTGRNRTCIASDGLKLVNNPKEAPETESQPKPLSIIYALAATVDAKDHYTYGHSRKVSEYAVSLAEALNLPQDTVHTIRAAGLLHDIGKIGVPDSILTKPGALEQKEWEPIRTHPELGVEILKHVVDLSKCLPAIMHHHENWDGTGYPQRLKGEAIPLEARILSVADAYDAITSPRPYRTQLALKDALDELRRCSGTQFDPDLVPVFCNLMECGAKIGPVSMDRRGEPQSPPLDE; this comes from the coding sequence TTGAACGCCTGGGCCCTGATCCCCCTGGCCGCCAGCCTCGTTTACATTGTCCTGCTCCTGATGGTAATTCAGGACACTCAGCGTAAGGCTAACCGCTTTTTCGCTTACTTTCTTGGTGTCGCCGCATTCTGGAGTTTCAGCTCTTTCATGCTGGTGTTCAACCCGAGCGCCAGCCCTCAGCACTTACAACTCTGGAATGAGCTGGTGGTCACCGCCATCGCCTGGGTGAGTATCGCCTATTTCCATTTCGTCAGAGTCTACAACGACAAAACCGGCGGCATCTGGTCCTACCTGGGTTATGCCTTCACCTCTTTCATCCTGGTCATGGCATTATCGGGAAGAGTCGTCTCCAATGTCTCTTTGGTCAACGGATACCTGTTCCACGATATCCGGCCCTGGGACATCGTCATCGGCGCCTTCATCGCCCCGTTCGTGGTTTCGGGACTAATAATGTTGATCAACCGGTATCGGCGGTCGACCGATCCATTCGACCGTAACCGCACGATGTACCTGATAATCGGTTCCGGTGCCCTGATTCTTTTGAGCTATGTGACTCCGTTCACCCCGGCTCTGGCCGGACTGACCACCGATCATATCGGCAACATCATCAACGCCGCGCTCATCGCGTACGCCATTTCCCGGTTCCAACTCTTCGACATAAAGCTGGTCGCCAGGCGCGGTCTGACTCTACTAGGCTTGATGGGTGCTATTGCAGTAACCTACGGCGGCCTAAGTTTCATTCTCATTCAACTCGGCGTCCCTAGCACGACGGTGGTCATCACCGCAGGTATTATAGTAACTATTGCGGCATTATCGGGCCGGTCGCTGGCTCATTTTATCAGTGTTTCGGTCGACCGCCTTTTCTACCAGGACACCTACCGCTACCGGCAGGATTTGGGGGATTTTTCCCGCAAGATGAGCCATATCCTCAACCTCGATGACCTATCCCAGGCTTTGCTCCCGCCCCTGACCAAGGCTCTTGGCGTGACCCATTCAGCTCTGCTTTTTCAGGACAACGCCGCCGCCGATTTCATTGTCCAATACACCTATCCGGACAACCATGAACTGAAAGGCAATCTTCGGCTCCCGGTGGACAACCCGATCATCGAGTGGATGGACCGCAGCGGTAAACCCTTGACGCCTTCGCAGGTTGAGTCATTGCCAGAGTTTAAAGGATTGTGGCAGGCGGAAAAAGAACAACTCACTAACGCTAACCTGGCATTGCTCCAACCGATAAAGAGCCGCGAAAAACTCATCGGATTAATCGCCATCGGACACAAGCGCCGCGGGGTAGTATACACTACCGAAGACCTCGATCTGATAGACCGGATATCCTCACAGGCCGGGGTGATCATCGAAAACGCTCAACTCTATATCCAGGCAACGATCAGGGCCAACACCGATGAACTGACAGGACTCTACAACCACCGCCATTTTCATGAACGCATCGAGCAGGAAATCGGCCGCGGCAGCCGCTTCGGCATCACCTTCTCATTGATCATTCTCGACCTCGATCTTTTCAAGGTCTATAACGACATCTACGGCCACCTTGCCGGCGACCAGTTGCTGCGCAAGGTTGGGAAACTCATCCAGTCCTCGGTCAGGACTATCGACCTGGCTTTCCGTTACGGTGGCGAAGAGTTTGCCGTGCTGCTACCAGAAACCCGTATGGAAGATGCCTTCCGCGTCGCCGAACGCCTGAGAAAGACCATCGAGTCGAAATCATCCTTCCGCGAGATGCCGGTGACCGCTTCGCTGGGCATCGCCAACTGGCCGACCGACGGGGTGATGAAGGAAGAGATCATCCACCGCGCGGATACTGCGCTCTACCGGGCCAAGCAGACCGGACGCAATCGTACCTGCATCGCTTCGGACGGCCTTAAACTGGTAAACAATCCCAAGGAAGCCCCGGAAACAGAATCCCAACCCAAGCCGCTTTCCATCATTTACGCCCTGGCTGCAACGGTGGACGCCAAGGACCATTATACTTATGGCCATTCCCGCAAAGTCAGCGAGTACGCCGTATCTCTTGCCGAGGCCTTAAACCTGCCGCAAGATACGGTGCATACCATTCGCGCTGCCGGTTTGCTTCACGACATCGGCAAGATTGGTGTGCCTGACTCCATTCTAACCAAACCTGGAGCGCTTGAACAGAAAGAATGGGAGCCGATCCGGACCCATCCGGAACTTGGCGTGGAGATACTGAAGCACGTCGTCGACCTGTCCAAATGCCTGCCTGCCATCATGCACCATCATGAGAACTGGGATGGCACAGGTTACCCGCAAAGGCTAAAGGGCGAGGCGATCCCGCTCGAAGCCCGTATCCTGTCAGTCGCCGATGCCTACGATGCCATTACTTCACCGCGGCCGTACCGCACCCAACTGGCTCTAAAGGACGCCCTCGACGAACTCAGACGCTGCTCCGGCACCCAGTTCGATCCAGACCTGGTGCCTGTTTTCTGCAACCTGATGGAATGCGGAGCCAAGATCGGTCCGGTTTCAATGGACAGGCGCGGCGAACCACAGTCGCCTCCGCTTGACGAGTAA
- the nadC gene encoding carboxylating nicotinate-nucleotide diphosphorylase yields the protein MATQAQIEQIIDVALAEDLGRGDRTTELVIPPSMGGTAAIIAKEPAVICGGEIARIAFMKVDQTLQIKVNIPDGQKAKAGDPVLLITGRVASILKTERVAINFLSHLSGVATATSHFVEKVKGLDVKISDTRKTLPGLRLLEKYAVYAAGGQNHRPDLASGIIIKDNHLVALAARGVSIPEAIAKAKAGAKGMKVEIEVQNLEQLQQAILGKPDIIMLDNMPVDEMKKGAKMVPASISLEASGGINLENVRAVAETGVDVISIGAITHSARAIDFSLSFVTGRPPQA from the coding sequence ATGGCAACGCAGGCTCAGATAGAACAGATCATCGACGTCGCCTTAGCCGAAGACCTCGGTCGCGGTGACCGTACCACCGAACTAGTCATCCCGCCGAGTATGGGCGGCACCGCCGCTATCATTGCCAAAGAACCCGCGGTGATTTGCGGCGGCGAAATTGCCAGGATCGCCTTCATGAAAGTTGACCAGACCCTCCAGATCAAGGTGAATATCCCCGACGGCCAGAAGGCCAAAGCTGGGGATCCGGTGCTCCTGATCACCGGCCGAGTCGCCAGCATCTTAAAGACTGAGAGAGTTGCAATAAATTTCCTCTCACATTTGTCGGGTGTCGCCACGGCGACCTCGCACTTCGTAGAAAAAGTCAAGGGGCTTGATGTCAAGATCAGCGATACCCGCAAAACCTTGCCTGGGCTGAGACTCCTCGAGAAATACGCCGTGTATGCCGCCGGCGGTCAGAACCATCGGCCTGACCTGGCTTCGGGCATCATTATCAAAGACAACCACCTGGTAGCCCTTGCTGCCAGGGGGGTGAGCATCCCCGAAGCCATCGCCAAGGCTAAAGCGGGCGCCAAGGGCATGAAGGTCGAGATCGAGGTTCAGAACCTGGAACAGCTTCAACAGGCGATCTTGGGCAAACCGGATATCATCATGCTGGACAATATGCCTGTAGACGAAATGAAGAAGGGCGCCAAAATGGTGCCCGCCTCAATCAGCCTGGAAGCATCGGGCGGCATTAATCTGGAAAATGTCAGGGCGGTGGCTGAAACCGGAGTGGATGTTATTTCGATCGGCGCGATCACTCACTCGGCCAGGGCGATTGATTTCAGCCTGTCCTTTGTCACCGGCAGGCCGCCCCAGGCCTGA
- the nadB gene encoding L-aspartate oxidase, which yields MASYDYIIVGSGIAGLYSALLARKYGSVLIVTKGSIEECNTRFAQGGIAAAVGAGDSPELHFKDTMAAGAGLSDETMVRILATEAALRIKDLIELGVPFDTIEGEVALTLEAAHSVPRILHAGGDATGRYIEETLSARVRAADIPVLEHCLATKIIIEGGRAAGLETLSASTGQREVLACRHLVLASGGAGQLFSLTTNPSVATGDGVALAYEAGADIIDMEFFQFHPTALKLPGVPVFLISESVRGEGGILRNNDGKRFMTDYAPKGELAPRDVVSRAIVSEMNKTGADHVYLDVTHLPSTLVLARFPQIYHYCLEQGLDITRDLIPVAPAAHYMIGGVRVNAWGASSVAGLYAAGEVSCTGVHGANRLASNSLLEVLVFSHRIIENSVGRGESMAMVPAQRRRLAEAKSGAVLSLPGKKDIQEIMWRSVGIVRDAAGLADAALKLANWQTAASVLQSREDYEISHLITCGRLMTEAALYREESRGAHFRADFPWTSEKWRRHIVINTGN from the coding sequence TTGGCGTCTTACGATTACATCATCGTCGGTTCTGGCATTGCCGGGCTGTATAGCGCCCTCCTGGCTAGGAAATACGGCTCGGTTCTCATCGTCACCAAGGGCAGCATCGAGGAGTGCAACACCCGTTTTGCGCAGGGCGGCATCGCCGCGGCGGTAGGCGCCGGTGATTCGCCGGAACTCCATTTTAAGGATACCATGGCTGCTGGCGCCGGTCTTTCCGACGAAACGATGGTGCGCATCCTTGCCACCGAAGCCGCTCTCCGGATCAAAGATCTGATCGAACTGGGTGTCCCGTTTGACACTATCGAGGGCGAGGTCGCTTTAACCCTAGAAGCGGCGCATTCGGTGCCTCGAATTCTCCATGCCGGAGGCGACGCCACTGGCCGTTACATCGAGGAGACGCTGTCCGCTCGTGTTCGCGCCGCTGACATTCCGGTTCTTGAGCACTGCCTGGCGACGAAGATCATCATCGAGGGCGGCAGAGCGGCAGGCCTCGAAACTCTGTCGGCATCCACCGGCCAGCGCGAGGTGCTCGCATGTCGCCACCTGGTCCTCGCCAGCGGCGGCGCCGGCCAGTTATTCAGTCTTACGACAAATCCCTCCGTTGCCACCGGTGACGGGGTGGCTCTGGCTTATGAAGCCGGGGCGGACATCATAGATATGGAGTTCTTTCAATTCCACCCAACGGCGCTCAAGCTTCCGGGAGTTCCCGTCTTCCTTATTTCGGAATCGGTTCGGGGTGAGGGTGGCATTTTACGCAATAACGATGGAAAACGTTTTATGACCGACTACGCACCCAAGGGTGAGCTGGCTCCGCGGGATGTGGTCAGCAGGGCTATCGTGTCGGAGATGAATAAAACGGGAGCTGATCACGTTTACCTTGATGTTACGCATTTGCCATCGACGCTGGTTCTGGCGCGTTTTCCGCAGATCTATCACTACTGTCTGGAGCAGGGACTCGATATTACCAGAGATCTTATTCCGGTTGCGCCGGCGGCTCACTATATGATCGGCGGAGTCAGGGTCAACGCCTGGGGCGCCAGTTCGGTGGCCGGGCTCTATGCCGCCGGAGAGGTTTCCTGCACCGGGGTTCACGGCGCCAACCGGTTGGCCTCCAATTCCCTGCTAGAAGTATTAGTTTTTTCTCACCGCATCATCGAAAATTCGGTTGGGCGGGGTGAATCCATGGCGATGGTTCCCGCTCAGCGCCGCAGGCTTGCTGAAGCCAAGTCCGGTGCGGTACTATCTTTACCCGGAAAGAAAGATATCCAGGAGATCATGTGGCGCAGCGTCGGGATCGTACGCGATGCCGCTGGGCTGGCCGATGCCGCGCTCAAACTCGCGAACTGGCAAACCGCCGCTTCAGTCCTCCAGTCGCGGGAAGATTACGAGATCAGCCACTTGATCACCTGCGGCAGGTTGATGACCGAAGCCGCCCTGTATCGAGAAGAAAGCCGCGGTGCTCATTTCCGAGCCGATTTCCCCTGGACTTCGGAGAAATGGCGGCGGCATATAGTTATTAACACTGGAAACTAG
- the yajC gene encoding preprotein translocase subunit YajC, with protein sequence MTSDTVTLVGFMVLMFVMFYFLIIRPQQKRAKSQQAMLADLKRGDKIITIGGIFGVIEALDEKSIVIKTESGALLRLVRGGVAMKQEEEITVQP encoded by the coding sequence ATGACCAGCGACACGGTAACTCTCGTCGGTTTTATGGTGCTCATGTTCGTCATGTTCTATTTCTTGATCATCCGCCCTCAGCAGAAACGGGCTAAATCGCAGCAGGCGATGCTTGCCGATCTCAAAAGAGGCGATAAGATCATTACCATCGGCGGCATCTTCGGCGTTATCGAAGCCCTCGATGAGAAGAGCATCGTCATTAAGACCGAGTCCGGCGCTCTGCTGCGCCTGGTACGCGGCGGCGTGGCTATGAAGCAGGAAGAGGAAATAACGGTCCAACCCTAG
- the miaB gene encoding tRNA (N6-isopentenyl adenosine(37)-C2)-methylthiotransferase MiaB, protein MPNYFIFTIGCQMNQAEAERLESLLFQKGYSPVDSADKADLALLVSCAVRQGAEDRITNRLALLRRLKNQKPSMKIALTGCMVEEDLALMKKQYPMVDYFFTAGAMPDFLDQLPDDILPQKPGISVNVPIIQGCDNFCSYCIVPYRRGRETSRPLDTIVAEVAELVERGAREVTLLGQNVNAYGHDLTGTVDLADLLIAINNVEGLYRIRFLTNHPKDMSPRLIEAMASLDKVCPSLNLPAQAGDNDILERMRRGYTVGDYRALVGTIRQKVPGVCLTTDVIVGFPGETEEQFANTRRLIETVRFDAVHLAAYSPRPGTEAAEKFEDDISREEKARRLTELETLQTGIAAEINSSLVGSIIEVLVEGEDRGKWRGRERSGKLVFFNVKRDHTLSIDLKGRLVPVRITKAGPWSLQGDPIELSKENK, encoded by the coding sequence ATGCCGAATTATTTCATTTTTACCATCGGTTGCCAGATGAACCAGGCGGAGGCAGAACGCCTCGAAAGCCTGCTGTTTCAAAAAGGCTATTCTCCTGTCGATTCCGCTGATAAGGCCGATCTCGCCCTTCTCGTCAGTTGCGCCGTTCGCCAGGGCGCCGAGGATCGTATCACCAACCGGCTGGCTCTCCTGCGACGATTAAAAAATCAAAAACCATCGATGAAAATCGCCCTCACCGGCTGCATGGTCGAAGAAGACCTGGCCTTGATGAAAAAACAATACCCGATGGTCGACTATTTTTTTACTGCAGGGGCGATGCCTGATTTTCTTGATCAACTGCCCGATGACATCCTGCCCCAAAAACCGGGCATATCGGTCAATGTCCCCATCATCCAAGGTTGCGACAACTTCTGTTCCTACTGCATTGTGCCTTATCGTCGCGGGAGGGAGACTTCCAGGCCGCTTGACACCATCGTCGCTGAGGTAGCTGAGTTGGTGGAGCGGGGAGCCCGGGAAGTGACCCTCCTGGGACAAAATGTGAACGCCTACGGCCACGACCTGACGGGAACGGTGGATCTCGCCGACCTTCTCATAGCGATCAACAATGTCGAGGGGCTCTATCGAATCCGCTTCCTGACCAACCATCCCAAAGACATGAGCCCCAGGCTCATCGAGGCGATGGCCTCGCTCGATAAAGTTTGTCCGTCTCTCAACCTACCAGCCCAGGCGGGCGACAATGATATCCTGGAAAGGATGCGGCGTGGATATACCGTCGGTGATTACCGGGCGCTCGTCGGGACAATTCGGCAAAAGGTACCCGGTGTGTGTTTGACCACCGACGTCATCGTCGGTTTCCCCGGCGAGACCGAGGAACAATTCGCCAACACCCGCCGCCTTATCGAAACTGTGAGATTCGATGCTGTCCACTTGGCGGCTTATTCGCCTCGCCCGGGCACCGAAGCCGCCGAGAAATTCGAGGACGATATCAGCCGCGAAGAAAAGGCGAGACGCTTGACCGAGCTTGAGACCCTTCAGACCGGGATAGCGGCGGAAATCAACTCTAGCCTGGTCGGATCGATAATCGAGGTCCTCGTCGAAGGAGAAGATAGGGGCAAGTGGCGAGGCCGGGAACGAAGTGGTAAACTTGTATTCTTTAATGTCAAACGTGACCACACGCTTAGCATCGATCTCAAAGGGCGTTTGGTTCCGGTAAGAATAACAAAAGCGGGCCCCTGGTCGTTACAGGGAGACCCTATCGAATTATCAAAGGAGAATAAATGA